In a single window of the Campylobacter iguaniorum genome:
- a CDS encoding 4Fe-4S dicluster domain-containing protein: MKKFVMIHNENLCIGCQACSVACRNENKVPDDVYRLQVHIKMSGTFPHLKSDYTRHSCVMCEDSPCVSVCPTGASFKTENGITLIDDRLCVSCKYCILACPYDARFVDPITKAIGKCTFCYENRLLEGKEPACVSVCPTDALVFGDALDQNSEVSKLIAKKSIEYPKAYLNTKPRLGFIKNTKGGRYE; encoded by the coding sequence ATGAAAAAATTTGTAATGATTCATAATGAAAATTTATGTATAGGCTGTCAAGCTTGCTCTGTAGCTTGTAGAAACGAAAACAAAGTCCCAGATGATGTATATAGGCTTCAAGTTCATATAAAAATGAGTGGAACATTTCCTCATTTAAAAAGTGATTATACAAGACATAGTTGCGTGATGTGCGAAGATAGTCCTTGCGTATCTGTATGTCCTACTGGGGCTAGTTTTAAGACAGAAAACGGCATAACTCTCATAGATGACAGGCTTTGTGTTAGCTGTAAATACTGTATTTTAGCCTGTCCTTATGATGCAAGATTTGTTGATCCTATCACAAAAGCTATAGGAAAATGCACATTTTGTTATGAAAACAGGCTTTTAGAAGGCAAAGAACCAGCTTGTGTAAGCGTGTGCCCTACTGATGCTTTGGTATTTGGCGATGCCTTGGATCAAAATAGCGAGGTTAGCAAACTCATAGCTAAAAAAAGCATAGAATACCCAAAAGCCTACCTAAATACAAAACCAAGACTTGGATTTATAAAAAACACAAAAGGAGGACGCTATGAATAA
- the phsA gene encoding thiosulfate reductase PhsA — MAISRRSFLKTSTAIGTLAAFELNLGAKSSLINQSSKLVPSVCEMCSTRCPIEAQVIDGKCNFIQGNPKFNANKTSVCARGGAGLNQLYDPKRIVTPLIRVGQRGENKWREASWKEALELCAKKLDEIKQKYGPQSVVFTSKSGESHTQMTNFACAYGSPNIFSHWSCCPITYNMVLSHTYGSGLSRDYANAKYIVNFGHNLFEGLVISDTKKLAKFASKEDAKLLVLDPRFSGVAAKADEWLPVKPGTDLAFLMALIHVWIRDEKYDKKFIEEYTIGIDEVIKSVKETSPKWQENITGIKAKDVERIADEIWAKAPQVIIDWGHKTTTTKAEYQRTRAIAIANALMGNLEKRGGIFFGKDAKTFNKLCGEELFPTLANPDAAFKIPKTQRIDGCGEEGHKHFFISRKHGVLMDIAPAILSQKPYPIKGWVNTRFNHLINVAGTKDTIKAIKELDFVVSIDVYLNDFSNLADVVLPEATYLERDESIQNKSGTAPGYYMRNKAIEPIAGTKSGYEIFRELARLMKIDQNYTWNTINEYRMIQAKGNDKLVADLIKDGYVNWKVPQVYYREKSYVSKFVEKYSNAAQFVDENGQMSSQIKFKTPSGKIELFLASIEEKLPGEGSLNTNNMDVYGGHEFCLMTGKTAIHTNGHTQSLPILNNLMSFSPLWINTKAAKQKNLKDGDKVILKNEFGEVEATLMLTEGIREDTLFLYHGFGHITPDLTRSNMIGTNQSVILNPADGVVCGTMVTNVGVDIIKA, encoded by the coding sequence GTGGCAATCTCTAGAAGATCATTTTTAAAAACAAGCACAGCCATTGGAACATTAGCAGCATTTGAACTAAATTTAGGAGCAAAAAGCTCATTAATAAATCAAAGCTCAAAACTAGTTCCAAGTGTTTGTGAAATGTGCTCAACACGCTGTCCTATCGAAGCTCAAGTCATCGATGGAAAATGTAATTTCATACAAGGAAATCCTAAATTTAACGCCAACAAAACCTCAGTTTGCGCAAGAGGTGGGGCTGGATTAAACCAGCTATATGACCCAAAACGCATCGTAACACCGCTTATAAGAGTTGGACAAAGAGGAGAGAATAAATGGCGTGAAGCTAGCTGGAAAGAGGCTTTGGAATTATGTGCTAAAAAGCTTGATGAGATCAAGCAAAAATACGGTCCACAAAGCGTTGTTTTCACATCAAAAAGCGGAGAAAGCCATACTCAAATGACAAATTTCGCCTGTGCTTATGGTAGTCCGAATATATTTTCTCACTGGTCTTGCTGCCCTATTACATATAATATGGTTTTAAGCCACACTTATGGCTCAGGGCTTAGCAGAGACTACGCAAATGCAAAATATATAGTAAATTTCGGACATAATCTTTTTGAAGGTCTTGTCATATCTGACACTAAAAAACTTGCCAAATTTGCTAGCAAAGAAGACGCAAAGCTTTTGGTTTTAGATCCAAGATTTAGCGGAGTTGCAGCAAAAGCAGATGAGTGGCTTCCTGTAAAGCCTGGAACTGATTTAGCATTTTTAATGGCTCTTATTCATGTTTGGATAAGAGATGAAAAATATGATAAGAAATTTATCGAAGAATACACTATAGGCATAGATGAAGTCATAAAATCTGTCAAGGAAACAAGCCCAAAATGGCAAGAAAATATAACAGGTATCAAAGCAAAAGATGTCGAAAGAATAGCTGATGAAATTTGGGCTAAAGCGCCTCAAGTTATCATCGACTGGGGACACAAAACCACAACGACAAAGGCTGAATACCAAAGAACAAGAGCCATAGCTATAGCAAATGCCCTAATGGGAAATCTTGAAAAACGAGGCGGAATATTCTTTGGCAAAGATGCAAAAACATTTAACAAATTATGTGGCGAGGAGCTATTTCCGACTTTGGCAAATCCAGATGCCGCATTCAAAATCCCAAAAACACAGAGAATAGATGGATGTGGCGAAGAAGGTCATAAACACTTCTTCATCTCAAGAAAACATGGTGTTTTGATGGATATAGCTCCAGCGATTTTAAGCCAAAAGCCATACCCTATAAAAGGCTGGGTAAATACAAGATTTAACCACCTTATAAATGTCGCTGGCACAAAAGATACTATAAAAGCCATAAAAGAGCTTGATTTTGTCGTGTCTATCGACGTCTATTTAAATGACTTTTCAAATTTAGCTGATGTGGTTTTGCCTGAGGCAACATACCTGGAAAGAGATGAGAGTATACAAAACAAGTCTGGCACCGCTCCAGGATATTACATGAGAAATAAAGCAATTGAGCCAATAGCTGGTACAAAAAGCGGATATGAGATATTTAGAGAGCTAGCTAGACTTATGAAAATAGATCAAAACTACACTTGGAATACTATAAATGAATACAGAATGATCCAAGCAAAAGGCAACGACAAGCTTGTAGCAGATCTCATAAAAGACGGATATGTAAACTGGAAAGTCCCGCAAGTTTATTACAGAGAAAAAAGCTATGTGTCTAAATTTGTCGAAAAATATTCAAATGCGGCGCAATTCGTAGATGAAAATGGGCAAATGAGTTCACAGATCAAATTTAAAACACCAAGTGGAAAAATAGAGCTATTTTTAGCCAGCATAGAAGAGAAACTTCCTGGCGAAGGCTCACTAAACACAAATAACATGGACGTTTATGGCGGTCATGAGTTTTGTTTGATGACTGGAAAAACAGCTATTCACACAAACGGTCATACTCAAAGCCTACCTATATTAAATAATCTAATGAGTTTTTCTCCGCTATGGATAAATACCAAAGCAGCCAAACAAAAAAACTTAAAAGATGGCGATAAGGTTATACTAAAAAACGAATTTGGCGAAGTAGAAGCCACTTTGATGCTTACTGAGGGAATCAGAGAAGATACTTTATTTTTATATCATGGATTTGGTCACATTACGCCTGATTTGACAAGATCAAATATGATAGGAACCAACCAAAGTGTTATTTTAAATCCAGCAGATGGAGTAGTTTGTGGAACTATGGTAACAAATGTTGGCGTAGATATAATCAAGGCTTAG
- the murI gene encoding glutamate racemase yields MKIAVFDSGIGGLSLLNEALKAFCGVDFIYFADNLNAPYGTKSKDEITKLTINAAQFLVEQNVDMIVIACNTATSAAICELRASFSLPIVGMEPAIKLGANSSGDILVVATPATIKGNKLSDLIHRVNLETKTRLLGMPKLVEFAQNMDFDSIEVKKYIKDELSKFDIDKTELLVLGCTHFNYFKDSFRELLPAHVSIIDGINGTIKEMMRKLGNISKFGEKNKLRYFSSYEEMDTKLIEPYLKRLDEMSKIS; encoded by the coding sequence ATGAAAATAGCAGTTTTTGACTCAGGTATAGGCGGACTAAGCCTTTTAAATGAAGCTTTAAAAGCCTTTTGTGGCGTGGATTTTATATATTTTGCTGATAACTTAAACGCACCTTATGGCACAAAAAGCAAAGACGAAATAACAAAACTCACCATAAATGCGGCTCAATTTTTAGTAGAACAAAACGTAGATATGATAGTCATCGCTTGCAATACAGCCACAAGCGCCGCAATATGCGAGCTTAGAGCTAGCTTCAGCCTACCAATAGTAGGAATGGAGCCAGCCATAAAACTAGGCGCAAACTCCAGCGGAGACATACTCGTAGTCGCCACTCCAGCCACGATAAAAGGCAACAAACTCTCAGATCTCATCCACAGAGTAAATTTAGAAACAAAAACTAGACTTTTAGGTATGCCAAAACTCGTTGAATTTGCTCAAAATATGGATTTTGATAGCATAGAAGTAAAAAAATATATCAAAGATGAATTATCCAAATTTGACATTGATAAAACTGAGCTTTTGGTTCTTGGATGCACTCATTTTAACTACTTCAAAGATAGTTTTAGAGAGCTTTTGCCAGCTCACGTCAGCATCATAGATGGCATAAACGGAACGATAAAAGAGATGATGCGCAAACTTGGAAATATAAGTAAATTTGGCGAGAAAAACAAGCTTAGATATTTTTCATCCTATGAAGAGATGGATACAAAACTCATCGAGCCATATCTAAAAAGGCTCGATGAAATGAGTAAAATCAGCTAA
- the yedF gene encoding sulfurtransferase-like selenium metabolism protein YedF, producing MANLENVEITYTLDIQGEACPMPAVATLEVLPKMKKGEVLEVLCDCPQAINSIPVDAKNRGFEVLAVEQDGPTLRFVIRKP from the coding sequence ATGGCTAATCTAGAAAATGTTGAAATTACTTATACACTTGATATCCAAGGCGAGGCTTGCCCGATGCCAGCAGTTGCGACTCTTGAAGTGTTGCCAAAGATGAAAAAGGGCGAGGTGCTTGAAGTACTTTGCGACTGTCCACAAGCTATCAACTCAATCCCAGTTGATGCTAAAAATAGGGGATTTGAAGTCTTAGCAGTCGAGCAAGATGGCCCGACTTTGAGATTTGTGATAAGAAAACCTTAG
- the yedE gene encoding selenium metabolism membrane protein YedE/FdhT gives MNQFKQKYLVYFWDTAKAMVALAIIASIYFGFFGTGWQVTGEMTRWGGEFLELFGLDTSKYSYYQMTNLSGNPLTRYEGMVLIGMFLGATIAALWANKVKFRLPASHIRIAQAIIGGLLSGFGARLAFGCNLLDFFTGLPYFSLHTWEFAIFMVLGIWTATKVGKLRIFMPKVTLENCGVHGKGIEHDKARAKRHFRYGIAILVVTIAWLVYLFATTEPFALKNKASFVPLGLMFGLAFGFIISRGQVCFTSCFRDLFLFGRDNAAKGAFYGMIIATFIVFVLMLNGYTAFVRSFSVAVALGAFLFGFGIVFAGGCECGWTYRAAEGQMHFMIVGVANFAGTAVLALIYDEIPAWLKAGAKIQFLNEFGALPGLALNVGLLLLSIALIFAYKKRFFAKGGY, from the coding sequence TTGAATCAATTCAAACAAAAGTATCTTGTGTATTTTTGGGATACCGCAAAGGCCATGGTAGCGCTTGCCATAATCGCTTCAATATATTTTGGTTTTTTTGGTACAGGTTGGCAAGTCACTGGCGAGATGACGCGCTGGGGCGGCGAGTTTTTGGAGCTTTTTGGGCTTGATACTAGCAAATATAGCTATTATCAGATGACAAATCTCTCAGGCAATCCGCTTACCAGATATGAGGGAATGGTGCTTATCGGTATGTTCCTTGGTGCAACCATAGCAGCTCTTTGGGCAAACAAAGTCAAATTTCGCCTTCCAGCTTCACACATTCGTATAGCTCAAGCTATCATCGGTGGGCTTTTATCTGGATTTGGTGCTAGGCTTGCATTTGGTTGTAACTTGCTTGATTTTTTCACTGGTCTGCCATATTTTTCTTTGCATACTTGGGAATTTGCCATTTTTATGGTGCTTGGTATTTGGACTGCTACAAAGGTCGGTAAGCTTAGAATTTTTATGCCAAAAGTCACTTTAGAAAACTGTGGCGTGCATGGTAAAGGCATTGAGCATGACAAAGCACGTGCAAAACGCCATTTTAGATACGGCATTGCGATTTTAGTCGTTACCATTGCATGGCTTGTCTATCTTTTTGCGACCACTGAGCCGTTTGCACTGAAAAATAAGGCATCATTTGTGCCGCTTGGGCTTATGTTTGGTCTTGCTTTTGGTTTTATTATTTCACGTGGTCAAGTTTGCTTCACTTCATGCTTTCGCGATCTATTTTTGTTTGGCCGTGACAACGCAGCAAAAGGCGCATTTTATGGAATGATTATTGCCACATTTATAGTTTTTGTACTTATGCTAAACGGCTACACTGCGTTTGTGAGAAGCTTTTCAGTTGCTGTTGCGCTTGGGGCATTTTTGTTTGGTTTTGGTATTGTGTTTGCTGGTGGTTGTGAGTGCGGATGGACTTATAGGGCAGCTGAGGGTCAAATGCACTTTATGATAGTTGGCGTAGCAAATTTCGCTGGAACTGCGGTTTTAGCGCTTATTTATGACGAAATTCCAGCATGGCTAAAAGCTGGTGCCAAAATCCAGTTTTTAAATGAATTTGGTGCTTTGCCAGGACTTGCTCTAAATGTGGGGCTTTTACTACTTTCAATCGCACTAATTTTTGCTTACAAAAAACGATTTTTTGCTAAAGGAGGCTACTAA